Proteins encoded together in one Calditerrivibrio sp. window:
- the cobT gene encoding nicotinate-nucleotide--dimethylbenzimidazole phosphoribosyltransferase, whose protein sequence is PTSLEFLQKAKNRTDNLLMPHKAMGRMHDISEQLCSIYHTLTPKIEKAAVFVMAGDHGVVEEGVSPFPQEVTGLMFNCFLNDLATVSVLAKFEGIDIILADIGSKYDSSNIQKAKNEFVLRKVVNGTKNFTKEPAMTKEEAQKCIETGFEITSKYIKEKNLDIVLTGEMGIGNTTPSSAIGAVITGNPVEIMVGKGAGLSAEGVSKKIEVIKKGINLHKPNPNDPLDILAKVGGAEIGAIAGTIIAAAYHSIPVIIDGFISTAGALIAYKLNPIVKEYMFAGHCSEEPGHIKMLEYLDLTPILNLKMRLGEGTGAVLALPIIKQAANMFVNVSTFDEAGIPK, encoded by the coding sequence CCAACATCATTAGAATTTCTTCAAAAAGCCAAAAATCGCACAGACAACCTACTCATGCCCCACAAGGCTATGGGTAGAATGCATGATATCTCAGAACAACTTTGCTCCATCTATCATACACTTACACCTAAAATAGAAAAAGCTGCTGTATTTGTAATGGCAGGTGATCACGGGGTTGTGGAGGAAGGAGTATCACCTTTCCCACAAGAAGTTACTGGATTGATGTTTAATTGCTTTCTAAATGATTTAGCGACCGTAAGTGTTTTAGCAAAATTTGAGGGGATTGACATAATTCTTGCCGATATCGGTTCCAAATACGATTCATCCAACATTCAAAAAGCTAAGAATGAATTTGTGCTAAGAAAAGTAGTAAATGGCACAAAAAATTTCACCAAAGAACCAGCGATGACAAAAGAAGAAGCACAAAAATGTATAGAAACTGGTTTTGAGATAACCTCAAAATATATAAAAGAAAAAAACTTAGACATAGTCCTTACAGGTGAAATGGGTATAGGCAATACAACACCCTCATCAGCTATTGGTGCAGTCATCACAGGGAATCCAGTGGAAATTATGGTTGGTAAAGGAGCAGGCCTTTCTGCTGAAGGTGTATCAAAAAAAATAGAGGTGATCAAAAAAGGTATAAATCTTCACAAACCAAACCCAAACGATCCCTTGGATATATTAGCCAAAGTTGGAGGAGCAGAAATTGGTGCCATAGCAGGTACAATCATAGCTGCAGCATACCATAGTATTCCTGTAATTATAGATGGCTTCATATCAACAGCTGGAGCCCTCATCGCTTATAAACTCAACCCCATTGTAAAAGAATATATGTTCGCTGGTCATTGTTCAGAAGAACCTGGACACATAAAAATGCTCGAATACCTTGATCTTACTCCAATACTAAACCTAAAAATGAGGTTAGGAGAAGGAACAGGGGCAGTTCTTGCTCTACCCATTATAAAGCAAGCAGCAAATATGTTTGTAAATGTATCCACCTTCGATGAAGCTGGGATCCCAAAGTAG